Proteins encoded together in one Variovorax paradoxus EPS window:
- a CDS encoding efflux transporter outer membrane subunit, translating to MNDSLAVRAVRRTPAAGAMRRIPIVAAALLLVALAGCADMSGIGSQAKLRDASSLGIAPDSAATPVSRLDRQWWLAFGDTQLNTLIDQAVAGNPNLQVAQARLARAQASADIAGAALKPQVKGDLDLNRQKFNSNYIYPAPLGGSTQNIGLLQLGASWELDFFGKNRTALDTAIGAANAAAADADAARVLLASNVARSYFQWARLNDQLTVAQRTLAQRDETLKLVRDRVSAGLDTRLELRQSEGGLPEARQQIEALNEQIALQQHALDALVGQPNVSASLKPPVLAGVKPMALQANIPADLLGRRADIAAARWRVEAATSDVANAKTQFYPNVNLTAFVGFQSLGLGKLLKSGSEQWGVGPAISLPIFEGGRLRANLRGKSADLDVAVESYNATVLDAVRDAADQVSSAQSITRQQAEQRAAQTAAEGAYDIAVQRYRAGLGNYLNVLTAETSVLAQRRLAVDLAARALDTQVGLARALGGGWQPPTTATASAPTAAVN from the coding sequence ATGAATGATTCCCTCGCCGTGCGCGCTGTGCGTCGCACTCCCGCTGCAGGCGCCATGCGCCGTATTCCGATCGTTGCAGCCGCGTTGCTGCTGGTGGCGCTGGCCGGTTGTGCCGACATGTCCGGCATCGGCTCGCAGGCCAAACTGCGCGATGCGTCGTCGCTGGGCATCGCACCCGACAGTGCCGCAACTCCCGTCTCCCGGCTCGACCGCCAATGGTGGCTCGCTTTCGGCGACACGCAGCTCAACACGCTGATCGACCAGGCCGTGGCCGGCAACCCGAACCTGCAGGTCGCGCAGGCCCGCCTCGCGCGTGCGCAGGCCTCGGCGGACATCGCCGGCGCGGCGCTCAAGCCGCAAGTGAAGGGCGATCTCGACCTGAACCGCCAGAAGTTCAACAGCAACTACATCTACCCCGCACCGCTCGGCGGCTCGACGCAGAACATCGGTCTGCTGCAGCTCGGCGCCAGCTGGGAACTCGACTTCTTCGGCAAGAACCGCACCGCGCTCGACACTGCCATCGGCGCCGCCAACGCCGCCGCGGCCGATGCCGATGCCGCCCGTGTGCTGCTCGCCAGCAACGTCGCGCGCAGCTACTTCCAATGGGCGCGCCTGAACGACCAGCTCACCGTGGCGCAGCGCACGCTGGCCCAGCGCGACGAAACCCTGAAGCTCGTGCGCGACCGCGTTTCCGCCGGCCTGGACACCCGCCTCGAACTGCGCCAGAGCGAAGGCGGCCTGCCCGAAGCGCGCCAGCAGATCGAAGCGCTCAACGAGCAGATCGCGCTGCAGCAACATGCGCTCGACGCGCTCGTCGGTCAGCCCAACGTGTCGGCCTCGCTCAAGCCGCCGGTGCTCGCCGGCGTCAAGCCGATGGCGCTGCAGGCCAACATCCCGGCCGACCTGCTGGGCCGCCGCGCCGACATCGCCGCCGCGCGCTGGCGCGTCGAGGCCGCGACGAGCGACGTGGCCAATGCCAAGACCCAGTTCTATCCCAACGTGAACCTCACGGCCTTCGTCGGCTTCCAGAGCTTGGGGCTAGGCAAGCTGCTCAAGTCGGGCAGCGAGCAGTGGGGCGTGGGTCCGGCCATCAGCCTGCCGATCTTCGAAGGCGGGCGGCTGCGCGCCAACCTGCGCGGCAAGTCGGCCGACCTGGACGTGGCGGTCGAAAGCTACAACGCAACGGTGCTCGACGCCGTGCGCGATGCGGCCGACCAGGTCTCCAGCGCCCAGTCGATCACCCGCCAGCAGGCCGAACAGCGCGCCGCGCAAACGGCCGCCGAAGGTGCCTACGACATCGCCGTGCAGCGCTACCGCGCAGGCCTTGGCAACTACCTCAACGTGCTGACGGCCGAAACCTCGGTGCTGGCGCAGCGCCGGCTGGCCGTCGATCTGGCCGCGCGCGCGCTCGACACGCAAGTGGGCCTGGCGCGTGCCCTCGGCGGCGGCTGGCAGCCTCCGACTACCGCCACCGCATCGGCCCCGACGGCCGCAGTGAACTGA